A single region of the Anabaena sphaerica FACHB-251 genome encodes:
- the recQ gene encoding DNA helicase RecQ: MLQYPHLEKALKHHFGYDQFRPGQRQIIEDALQNRDLMVVMPTGGGKSLCFQLPALLKPGLTVVVSPLIALMQDQVEALRTNNISATFLNSSLNTYKVRSREEAIMNGKVKLLYVAPERLVSDRFLPLLDVVKEKIGIANFAIDEAHCVSEWGHDFRPEYRQLILLRKRYPQVPTTALTATATDRVRSDIIQQLGLKQPSIHIASFNRQNLYYEVRSKSKQAYAELLEIVRENEGSGIIYCLTRKKVDELTFKLQKDKVAALPYHAGLSDEERSKNQTRFIRDDVRVMVATIAFGMGINKPDVRFVIHSDLPRNLESYYQESGRAGRDDEPSRCTLFFSFGDVKTIEWSINQKTDPQEQLIAKQQLRQVIDYAEGTDCRRTIQLSYFGERFPGNCGNCDNCLYPKPVQDWTIEAMKFLSCVARCKERYGMVYIIDVLRGAKNQKIALNKHDELSTYGIGKDRTVDEWRMLGRSLLHQGLLEQTPDGYSVLKLNPLSWEVMRKQRTVSIAVPVAQKINLEDGNTKAAEVEILMNRLRILRKQLADEQAVPPYVIFHDSTLKLMAQVQPKTLYEFGELSGVGSHKLAQYGDKFLAEIQAYRQEQNLQIPKNNPVYYPAVDNFPSDTESSTLELYQQGLTIEEIAQERNVRTSTIIKHLSDLIEKNQPVDLNQLVPLEHQKKIWQVLEVLGDISLTPIRENLGQSYTFDEIRLVRARWRREKRKTELS, translated from the coding sequence ATGCTTCAGTATCCCCACCTTGAAAAAGCCTTAAAACATCACTTTGGTTATGATCAATTTCGCCCTGGACAAAGGCAAATTATCGAAGATGCGCTGCAAAATCGAGATTTAATGGTAGTGATGCCCACAGGTGGTGGTAAATCTTTATGCTTTCAATTGCCTGCACTGTTAAAACCAGGTTTAACAGTAGTAGTATCACCGTTAATAGCATTGATGCAAGACCAAGTGGAAGCACTGCGAACTAATAATATTTCTGCCACATTTCTGAATAGTAGCCTTAACACCTATAAAGTTCGCTCTCGTGAAGAAGCGATTATGAATGGTAAAGTAAAATTACTTTATGTTGCCCCAGAACGCCTTGTTAGTGACAGATTTTTGCCGCTTTTAGATGTAGTTAAAGAAAAAATCGGCATTGCTAACTTTGCTATTGATGAAGCCCATTGTGTTTCTGAATGGGGACATGATTTTCGTCCTGAATATCGTCAGTTAATTTTACTCAGAAAACGTTATCCCCAAGTACCTACTACAGCCCTAACTGCTACAGCTACAGATCGTGTTAGGTCTGATATTATTCAACAATTAGGTTTAAAACAACCGAGTATTCATATTGCCAGTTTTAACCGCCAAAATCTTTATTATGAAGTTCGTTCTAAAAGTAAACAGGCTTATGCAGAATTATTAGAAATAGTTAGAGAAAATGAAGGTTCAGGAATCATCTATTGTTTAACCCGCAAAAAAGTTGATGAATTAACTTTTAAGTTACAAAAAGATAAAGTTGCGGCTTTGCCATATCATGCTGGTTTAAGTGATGAAGAACGCTCCAAAAATCAAACTCGATTTATTCGGGATGATGTGCGGGTGATGGTAGCGACAATTGCTTTTGGTATGGGTATTAATAAACCCGATGTGAGGTTTGTGATTCATTCTGACTTACCTCGTAATTTAGAAAGTTATTATCAAGAATCTGGTCGTGCAGGGAGAGATGATGAACCTTCACGGTGTACGCTATTCTTTAGCTTTGGCGATGTGAAAACGATTGAGTGGAGTATTAATCAAAAAACCGATCCCCAAGAACAGTTAATAGCTAAACAGCAACTACGTCAAGTAATTGATTATGCAGAAGGAACAGACTGTAGACGCACAATTCAATTAAGTTATTTTGGGGAAAGATTTCCTGGTAATTGTGGCAATTGTGATAATTGTCTTTATCCCAAACCTGTGCAGGATTGGACAATTGAAGCCATGAAGTTTTTATCTTGTGTGGCTAGGTGTAAAGAAAGATATGGAATGGTTTATATTATTGATGTGTTGAGGGGGGCGAAAAATCAGAAAATTGCCCTCAATAAACATGATGAATTATCTACTTATGGAATAGGTAAAGATAGAACAGTAGATGAATGGCGAATGTTAGGAAGATCACTTTTGCATCAAGGTTTATTAGAACAAACTCCCGATGGTTATTCTGTTTTGAAACTTAACCCCTTGAGTTGGGAAGTAATGAGAAAACAGCGTACCGTTTCCATTGCTGTTCCTGTCGCTCAAAAGATTAATTTAGAAGATGGAAATACTAAAGCGGCCGAAGTAGAAATTCTCATGAACAGATTGCGAATTCTCCGTAAACAACTAGCCGATGAACAAGCTGTTCCACCTTATGTGATCTTTCATGATTCTACCCTGAAATTAATGGCGCAAGTACAACCTAAAACTTTATATGAATTTGGCGAACTTTCTGGAGTAGGTAGTCACAAATTAGCTCAATATGGTGATAAATTCTTGGCAGAAATTCAAGCTTATCGCCAAGAACAAAATTTACAAATACCAAAAAATAATCCAGTTTATTACCCAGCAGTTGATAACTTCCCATCTGATACCGAATCAAGCACATTAGAGTTATATCAACAAGGTTTAACCATTGAAGAAATTGCTCAAGAACGCAACGTCAGAACTTCTACAATTATCAAACATCTATCAGATTTAATTGAAAAAAATCAACCCGTAGATTTAAATCAATTAGTACCTTTAGAACATCAAAAAAAAATTTGGCAAGTCTTAGAAGTTCTCGGTGATATTTCCTTAACACCTATTCGGGAAAATTTGGGACAAAGCTACACCTTTGACGAAATTCGTTTAGTTAGAGCTAGATGGCGACGGGAAAAACGCAAAACTGAGTTATCATAG
- a CDS encoding AMP-dependent synthetase/ligase has protein sequence MSKIKSESPFLSNVTEREYRALQSLVDYTSVESLPEVWPLAARQFGNTVALHNPHANPEVKITYSQLSAQIQRFAAGLQVLGVNMGNGETSSYGERISLIADNSPRWFIADQGIMTAGAVNAVRSAQAEREELLFIIANSGSTALVVEDIKTFNKLETGLKDLPIKLVVLLSDETPPTAENFQVINFTQLLDLGSNQTLVAIKPSGDALATLIYTSGTTGKPKGVMLSHRNLLHQVKSLGAIVQPQPGDIVLSILPTWHSYERSGEYFLLSQGCTQVYTNLRFVKEDLKKFQPNFMVAVPRLWESIYEGVQKQFRSQPANKQKLIGFLLDMSQKYITARRIAEGLSLTHVNASAMERLGAKILELALSPFQALGEKLVYAKVREATGGKIKQVISGGGALPRHIDNFFEIIGVEILQGYGLTETSPVTNARRPWRNLRGSSGQPIPGTEVKIVDPETRQPLPAGQRGLVLLKGPQIMQGYYQNPEATKKVIDAEGWFDSGDLGWVTPQNDLVLTGRAKDTIVLTNGENIEPQPIEDACLRSPYIDQIMLVGQDQRSIGALIVPNLEALEKWAENQNLNLSTPDQNLASSSQKIDLESKIIQDLYRQELNREVKNRPGYRADDRIGPFKLILEPFSIENGMMTQTLKIRRHIVMEQYRDIIDGMFAK, from the coding sequence ATGTCAAAAATAAAATCCGAATCTCCTTTCTTATCTAACGTCACTGAGCGAGAATACCGAGCATTACAAAGTTTGGTAGATTACACAAGTGTTGAGTCGCTGCCAGAAGTATGGCCTTTGGCTGCAAGACAATTTGGTAATACTGTTGCCCTCCACAACCCCCACGCTAACCCCGAAGTCAAGATTACGTATTCTCAGCTATCAGCCCAAATTCAACGATTTGCGGCTGGTTTGCAGGTATTAGGGGTAAATATGGGCAATGGTGAAACGTCCAGCTACGGTGAACGCATTTCCCTGATTGCAGACAACAGTCCTCGCTGGTTTATTGCTGATCAAGGTATCATGACTGCTGGGGCTGTCAACGCAGTGCGTAGCGCCCAAGCCGAACGGGAAGAACTACTATTTATTATCGCTAATAGTGGCAGTACGGCGCTGGTAGTTGAGGATATCAAAACATTCAATAAATTAGAAACAGGTCTTAAGGACTTACCCATTAAACTGGTAGTCTTGCTTTCTGATGAAACACCACCAACAGCAGAAAATTTTCAAGTGATAAACTTTACCCAGTTGCTAGACCTTGGCAGCAACCAAACATTAGTAGCAATTAAACCAAGCGGTGATGCCTTGGCAACATTAATTTATACTTCTGGTACTACGGGTAAACCCAAGGGTGTCATGCTTTCTCACAGAAACTTGCTGCACCAAGTTAAAAGCTTGGGAGCGATAGTGCAGCCACAACCAGGAGATATAGTTCTCAGTATTCTACCGACATGGCATAGTTACGAACGTAGTGGAGAGTATTTTTTGCTTTCTCAAGGTTGCACACAAGTTTACACAAATTTACGCTTTGTCAAAGAAGATTTAAAAAAGTTTCAACCCAATTTCATGGTTGCTGTACCCCGTTTGTGGGAATCGATTTATGAAGGAGTACAAAAGCAGTTCCGCAGCCAACCAGCCAACAAACAAAAGCTGATTGGATTTTTACTGGACATGAGCCAGAAATATATCACAGCGCGGCGCATTGCTGAAGGATTGAGTTTGACTCATGTTAATGCCTCCGCTATGGAGCGATTAGGGGCGAAAATATTAGAATTAGCTTTATCGCCCTTTCAAGCACTGGGAGAAAAATTAGTTTATGCTAAGGTGCGGGAAGCTACAGGTGGCAAAATTAAGCAAGTTATTAGTGGTGGTGGGGCGCTACCTCGACACATAGATAACTTCTTTGAAATAATTGGTGTCGAGATTTTACAAGGCTATGGCTTGACAGAAACCTCACCAGTAACAAACGCCCGTCGTCCATGGCGAAATTTGCGCGGTTCATCTGGGCAACCAATTCCGGGTACAGAAGTTAAAATTGTTGATCCAGAAACTCGTCAGCCCCTACCAGCGGGACAGCGTGGTTTAGTGCTGCTCAAAGGTCCACAAATCATGCAAGGCTATTACCAAAACCCGGAAGCGACAAAAAAAGTCATAGACGCTGAAGGTTGGTTTGATAGCGGTGATTTAGGTTGGGTAACACCCCAAAATGACTTGGTGCTAACTGGTAGGGCTAAAGATACAATTGTGTTGACCAATGGGGAAAATATCGAACCGCAACCGATAGAAGATGCTTGTTTGCGATCGCCCTACATTGATCAAATTATGCTGGTAGGACAAGACCAGCGCAGCATCGGGGCTTTGATAGTTCCCAACCTGGAAGCCTTGGAAAAATGGGCAGAAAATCAGAATCTAAATTTAAGTACCCCGGACCAAAATCTTGCCTCAAGCAGTCAAAAAATTGACTTAGAGAGTAAAATAATCCAGGATTTATATCGGCAGGAATTGAATCGGGAAGTAAAAAACCGTCCTGGTTATCGAGCCGATGACCGCATTGGACCATTCAAACTAATTCTCGAACCCTTTTCCATCGAAAATGGCATGATGACACAAACCTTAAAAATCCGTCGTCACATTGTCATGGAACAGTATCGCGATATTATTGACGGAATGTTTGCCAAATAA
- a CDS encoding YlqD family protein: MDVSNPQLLLKRVVNVKVIVTPLWKEEVQQQLQAQINQLDQQLQQLDVEGQRAITAIQKQSLQPPGPQTLQQIDNIQLQVNQKKSELLEQKNQLLQNLQQVQYLELDQEVNQFQMEGFFRVEPGDNLISKMQVEIVLRDGVVEEIRGDI, from the coding sequence ATGGATGTATCCAACCCTCAATTGCTTTTAAAGCGCGTAGTTAACGTCAAAGTTATTGTTACTCCTCTCTGGAAAGAGGAAGTACAACAGCAATTACAAGCGCAAATCAATCAACTAGATCAGCAACTGCAACAGCTAGATGTTGAAGGACAAAGAGCAATTACCGCCATTCAAAAACAGAGTTTACAACCACCAGGCCCCCAAACTCTGCAACAAATTGACAATATCCAACTTCAGGTTAATCAAAAGAAAAGTGAACTGCTAGAGCAAAAAAACCAACTACTACAAAACCTTCAGCAAGTGCAATATCTGGAGTTAGATCAGGAAGTCAACCAATTTCAAATGGAAGGCTTTTTCCGGGTAGAACCTGGTGATAACTTGATTAGCAAAATGCAAGTTGAAATTGTGCTACGTGATGGCGTTGTCGAAGAAATTCGCGGGGATATCTAA
- a CDS encoding dihydrolipoamide acetyltransferase family protein — MSIHEVFMPALSSTMTEGKIVSWVKSPGDKVEKGETVVVVESDKADMDVESFYEGFLAHIIVPAGESAPIGAAIAYVAETEAEIEAAKAMAGGGSAVAETPAPVPVAAAATVATPATASQNGSNHREDRLVASPRARKLAKELRVDLNSLKGSGPYGRIVAEDVETAVGKVQQPTTPAITPTQPASPAPAKPTPAPAPSVPAPAPSITSAVPGQVVPLTTLQNAVVRNMMTSLSVPTFHVGYTITTDGLDKLYKQIKSKGVTMTALLAKAVAVTLQKHPLLNASYSDQGIVYHPNINVAIAVAMDDGGLITPVLQKADQVDIYSLSRNWKSLVEKARAKQLQPDEYSTGTFTLSNLGMFGVDTFDAILPPGQGSILAIAAARPQVVATADGLFGVRQQMKVNITCDHRIIYGAHAAAFLQDLAKLIETNPQSLTL; from the coding sequence ATGAGCATTCATGAAGTATTTATGCCGGCGCTAAGTTCCACTATGACTGAGGGAAAGATTGTCTCTTGGGTGAAATCGCCGGGGGATAAAGTGGAAAAAGGCGAAACAGTGGTGGTTGTCGAGTCAGACAAGGCTGATATGGATGTGGAATCTTTCTATGAGGGATTTCTCGCTCATATTATAGTCCCAGCTGGTGAAAGCGCCCCCATTGGTGCTGCGATCGCTTACGTTGCAGAAACAGAAGCAGAAATCGAAGCTGCTAAGGCTATGGCTGGTGGTGGAAGTGCTGTAGCGGAAACACCCGCACCCGTACCTGTGGCAGCAGCTGCTACAGTAGCCACACCTGCTACAGCCTCTCAAAATGGCTCCAACCATCGGGAAGATCGGCTGGTAGCTTCACCCCGCGCTCGCAAGTTGGCCAAAGAACTGAGAGTTGATTTAAATAGCCTTAAAGGTAGTGGTCCCTACGGTCGTATCGTCGCCGAAGATGTGGAAACTGCTGTTGGTAAAGTTCAGCAACCTACTACCCCTGCTATTACCCCAACTCAACCCGCATCACCAGCACCTGCAAAACCAACACCTGCACCTGCCCCATCTGTACCCGCACCTGCCCCATCTATTACCAGTGCCGTTCCTGGTCAGGTAGTACCATTAACTACTCTGCAAAATGCGGTGGTACGCAATATGATGACAAGTTTATCTGTACCAACATTCCATGTTGGTTATACGATTACCACTGATGGATTAGATAAACTTTACAAACAAATTAAATCTAAAGGCGTAACCATGACGGCGCTATTAGCGAAAGCTGTAGCGGTGACATTACAAAAACATCCTTTACTTAATGCCAGCTATTCAGATCAAGGAATTGTTTATCATCCCAATATCAATGTTGCTATAGCTGTAGCGATGGATGATGGCGGTTTAATTACACCTGTGTTACAGAAAGCTGATCAAGTAGATATCTATTCTCTATCACGCAATTGGAAATCTTTGGTAGAAAAAGCCAGAGCTAAACAACTACAACCAGATGAATACAGCACTGGTACATTTACCCTGTCTAACTTGGGGATGTTTGGTGTAGATACATTTGATGCGATTTTGCCACCAGGACAAGGTTCAATTTTAGCGATCGCTGCTGCTCGTCCGCAAGTTGTAGCTACAGCAGATGGTTTATTTGGTGTGCGTCAACAAATGAAAGTTAACATTACCTGTGATCATCGCATTATTTACGGCGCTCATGCTGCCGCATTCTTGCAAGATTTAGCGAAATTAATTGAAACCAACCCTCAATCTTTGACACTGTAA
- a CDS encoding cation:proton antiporter, protein MTTEHSLILDITTVLTATALGGFLSHRLHQPVILGYLVSGFAIGPFGFKLLSNVDDIKSLAEIGVAFLLFALGVEFSLAELKRVKEIAIKGSLLQIGLTIALVAIVTVITGWASGITQGIFLGAVLSLSSTAIVLKTLTEKGETNTVHGQIMLAILITQDLALGVMLAILPALQQPENIATALGFALVKIAIFVVVAIIFSRWIVPRVLSNIAATESNELFLLVLIALCLGVALITAHLGLSIAMGAFVAGLMISEIDYADQALAKILPLRDTFASLFFASIGMLIDPAILINNFGIILGLVALVLLGKAAIIFGIVLKFGYSLKNAIIVSLGINQIGEFSFVLALVGLQLELISQQTYSLLLGTTAITLILTPLSLKVAPLIAENLNQNPFLAKFLQRFSAPKTISMPETITGHVVVAGYGRVGQVIVNILQTEGYPVLVIENSEASVQRLRSRQIPYIFGDADSELVLEKAHLETAKALAIALPDPASTRLLLKNALAIAPNLDVIARSHSNKEIDTLTQMGAKEVVQPEFEAALELGNHLLKTLGAAESYIQTVIKTIRKDRYLSVRPEKE, encoded by the coding sequence ATGACAACAGAACATAGTTTAATTCTGGATATAACAACAGTTTTAACCGCTACCGCATTAGGAGGATTTTTGTCCCATCGGTTGCATCAACCTGTGATACTTGGTTATTTAGTTAGTGGTTTTGCTATTGGACCTTTTGGTTTCAAGTTATTAAGCAATGTTGATGATATTAAATCTTTAGCAGAAATTGGTGTTGCTTTCCTGCTATTTGCATTGGGTGTAGAATTTTCTTTAGCAGAACTCAAACGAGTTAAAGAAATTGCCATTAAAGGCAGTTTATTACAAATTGGTTTAACAATTGCCCTAGTCGCAATAGTAACAGTAATTACTGGTTGGGCTTCTGGAATTACACAAGGGATCTTTTTAGGAGCAGTTTTATCTCTTTCTTCCACAGCAATAGTATTAAAAACACTCACCGAAAAGGGTGAAACTAATACAGTGCATGGGCAAATTATGCTGGCAATATTAATTACTCAAGATTTAGCCTTGGGTGTGATGTTAGCAATACTTCCTGCTTTGCAACAACCAGAAAATATTGCCACAGCATTAGGTTTTGCTTTAGTCAAAATTGCAATATTTGTAGTAGTTGCAATTATATTTAGTCGTTGGATAGTTCCCCGTGTTTTAAGTAATATTGCCGCGACAGAAAGCAATGAGTTATTTCTGTTAGTTCTAATTGCTCTTTGTTTAGGAGTTGCGTTAATAACTGCACATTTGGGACTTTCCATTGCCATGGGGGCATTTGTTGCTGGTTTAATGATTTCCGAAATTGATTATGCTGACCAGGCATTAGCCAAAATTTTACCGTTGCGAGATACATTTGCTAGTCTGTTTTTTGCATCAATTGGAATGCTGATTGATCCGGCTATTCTCATCAACAATTTTGGCATAATTTTAGGACTCGTGGCTTTGGTTTTGTTGGGGAAAGCAGCAATTATTTTCGGAATTGTTTTAAAATTTGGCTACTCTCTCAAAAATGCTATTATAGTCAGTTTGGGAATTAACCAAATTGGTGAATTTTCCTTTGTATTAGCCTTGGTAGGTTTACAATTAGAATTGATATCTCAACAAACCTATTCTTTATTGTTAGGAACAACAGCTATTACACTCATACTCACACCTTTATCTCTCAAAGTTGCACCTTTAATTGCCGAAAATTTAAATCAAAACCCCTTCCTAGCAAAATTCTTACAACGCTTTTCTGCACCGAAAACAATATCTATGCCAGAAACAATTACTGGTCATGTAGTGGTAGCAGGTTACGGTAGAGTTGGGCAAGTAATTGTCAACATCTTACAAACTGAAGGATATCCAGTTTTAGTCATTGAAAATAGCGAAGCATCTGTACAAAGATTGAGATCACGCCAAATTCCTTATATTTTTGGTGATGCAGATTCTGAGTTAGTATTAGAAAAAGCACATTTAGAAACTGCTAAAGCTTTAGCTATTGCTCTTCCCGATCCTGCTAGTACCCGCTTACTTTTAAAAAATGCTCTGGCTATTGCACCTAATTTAGATGTAATTGCTCGTTCACACAGTAACAAGGAAATTGATACTTTAACTCAAATGGGTGCAAAAGAGGTGGTACAACCTGAATTTGAAGCAGCTTTAGAGTTAGGAAATCATTTACTAAAAACCTTGGGTGCAGCAGAAAGTTACATCCAAACTGTTATCAAGACTATTCGCAAAGATAGATATTTAAGTGTTAGACCTGAGAAAGAATAA
- a CDS encoding ATP-grasp domain-containing protein — MIVISEATEQTELSTSAKENKLMTETAQLLGFKVYYIPPDFQDCGTAENALWHIPQYAEETQGILVGYIPELERYQAIYQAALDKGIKLLNNPLEHQIAQEFDMFYPLLQGLTPESVIITSTDECIKASELLGFPVFVKGAIQSRKQQGWKSCVANNLEELTELTAKLLKLKYAARDRIIVRKLVNLRYQRFANNGFPMGREFRCFIYNHQILKYGYYWDGKDDLSKLSTAEEEQVLNLAILASQRLQVPYIAVDIGQLESGEWIVIEIGDGQFSGLSQISPLELWNKLGERVQ; from the coding sequence ATGATTGTTATTAGTGAAGCCACAGAACAAACAGAACTATCTACCAGTGCTAAAGAAAATAAATTAATGACTGAAACTGCCCAATTATTGGGTTTTAAAGTCTACTATATCCCCCCAGATTTTCAAGACTGTGGTACAGCCGAAAATGCTCTATGGCATATTCCCCAATATGCTGAAGAAACTCAGGGAATTTTGGTAGGATATATCCCAGAATTAGAACGATATCAAGCGATATACCAAGCCGCTTTAGATAAGGGAATCAAATTACTGAATAATCCTTTAGAACATCAAATAGCACAGGAATTTGATATGTTTTATCCCCTTCTACAAGGGTTAACACCGGAAAGTGTGATTATTACTTCCACAGATGAGTGCATTAAAGCTAGTGAATTATTAGGATTTCCTGTATTTGTTAAAGGTGCAATTCAATCTAGAAAACAGCAAGGTTGGAAATCTTGTGTAGCTAATAATTTAGAAGAATTGACAGAATTAACAGCCAAGTTATTAAAACTTAAATATGCTGCTAGAGATCGAATTATTGTCAGAAAATTAGTCAATTTACGATATCAAAGATTTGCTAATAATGGTTTTCCCATGGGAAGAGAATTTAGATGTTTTATTTATAATCATCAAATTCTCAAATATGGCTATTATTGGGATGGAAAAGATGATTTAAGCAAATTGTCAACAGCGGAAGAAGAACAAGTATTAAATTTAGCAATTCTCGCTTCTCAACGTTTACAAGTTCCTTATATTGCCGTTGATATTGGACAATTAGAAAGCGGAGAATGGATAGTAATTGAAATAGGAGATGGTCAATTTTCTGGTCTTAGTCAAATTTCTCCTCTGGAATTATGGAATAAGCTAGGGGAAAGGGTACAATAA
- a CDS encoding HAD family hydrolase, with protein sequence MSLKAVLFDFNGVIIKDEPIHLQLIDEILVQENLQPQKLHERQACLGRSDRAYFQDLLKNRGRVVTEEYLIQLLTRKAEAYVLELEKQEKLPLYPGIEDLIFQVRSQNLKLGLVSGALHLEIELVLERAKLTEYFNVIVAGDDINTSKPQPEGYLLAVERFNQAYPDLNLQPQECLAIEDTPAGIQAAKRAQMQVVGVANTYPFHMLQRQANWTVDYLTDLELERVKEVFLQKNVKLTAPEC encoded by the coding sequence ATGAGTTTAAAGGCAGTTTTATTCGATTTCAATGGTGTCATCATCAAAGATGAGCCAATTCACCTACAATTGATAGATGAGATTCTAGTGCAGGAAAATTTGCAACCGCAAAAGCTGCATGAGCGTCAAGCTTGTTTGGGCAGGAGCGATCGCGCTTATTTTCAAGACTTGCTCAAAAATCGTGGTAGAGTGGTAACGGAAGAGTATTTAATTCAGTTGCTCACCCGCAAAGCTGAAGCTTACGTGCTGGAACTAGAGAAACAGGAAAAACTGCCTTTATATCCGGGGATAGAAGACTTAATTTTTCAGGTGCGATCGCAAAATCTCAAACTAGGTTTAGTTAGTGGTGCTTTGCATCTAGAAATAGAACTGGTGCTAGAACGTGCCAAACTAACTGAATACTTTAATGTTATTGTCGCAGGTGATGACATCAACACCAGTAAACCCCAACCTGAAGGTTATTTGCTGGCTGTTGAAAGATTCAATCAAGCATACCCAGATTTAAATCTACAACCCCAGGAATGTTTAGCTATTGAAGATACTCCGGCGGGTATTCAAGCAGCCAAACGCGCTCAGATGCAAGTTGTGGGAGTTGCGAATACTTACCCTTTTCATATGCTTCAGCGTCAAGCTAACTGGACTGTTGACTATTTGACTGATTTAGAATTAGAACGGGTAAAGGAAGTTTTTTTGCAAAAAAATGTGAAACTTACTGCGCCTGAGTGTTAA
- a CDS encoding trypsin-like peptidase domain-containing protein: MVNLEAEDLKQLITLLKDIPELATERSRQQILELADLKQLSPMIDLSGAPFVSVSTIVSYLSNYGRLTYDHEALGLLLNTLKGFVGVQQQQFLDTLLTKYDMMTPIAALPAINDWRGRETVADIFEKIIGENTLRPISFLQQGLQVAQSVAYIGVRTSQERWSGTGFLVAQNLLLTNNHVLPSSDLLSGTIFRFNYEENFQGEAQITDEYRPKSNGIFHTNQALDYSLIEIEGEPGKKWGWLQFPLLPKEIRRDSRVNIIQHPQGQPKQISLQNNFVQFVGGNVVQYVTSTLQGSSGSPVLNDAWEVVALHHAGGNISEPTTQRRYFRNEGILIKSILADLPSELVDLLKAAKNT, from the coding sequence ATGGTTAACCTAGAAGCTGAAGACCTTAAACAATTAATAACTCTTCTTAAAGATATACCAGAACTAGCTACAGAGCGATCGCGTCAGCAAATTTTGGAACTAGCAGATTTAAAACAGTTGTCGCCAATGATTGACCTTTCTGGTGCGCCCTTTGTGTCAGTTAGTACGATAGTCAGCTATTTATCTAATTACGGGCGTTTAACTTATGACCACGAAGCATTAGGACTGTTATTAAATACTTTGAAAGGTTTTGTGGGAGTGCAGCAGCAACAGTTTTTAGACACGCTGCTAACAAAATATGACATGATGACACCAATCGCCGCATTACCAGCGATAAATGACTGGCGAGGAAGAGAAACTGTAGCAGACATATTCGAGAAAATAATTGGAGAAAATACCCTACGCCCAATTTCATTTTTACAGCAGGGGCTTCAAGTTGCACAATCTGTTGCCTATATTGGGGTGCGAACTAGCCAAGAACGATGGTCAGGTACGGGCTTTCTAGTTGCTCAGAATTTGTTATTAACTAACAACCACGTTTTACCAAGTTCAGATTTACTGTCAGGTACAATTTTTCGTTTTAATTATGAGGAGAATTTCCAAGGAGAAGCTCAAATAACTGATGAGTACCGCCCTAAATCCAATGGAATTTTTCATACAAACCAAGCTCTAGATTACAGTTTAATTGAGATTGAAGGAGAACCTGGAAAAAAATGGGGTTGGTTGCAATTTCCATTGCTGCCTAAAGAAATAAGGCGTGATAGCCGAGTCAATATTATTCAGCATCCACAAGGGCAACCAAAACAAATTTCTCTTCAAAACAATTTTGTTCAATTTGTGGGCGGTAATGTAGTACAGTACGTCACCTCTACTTTGCAAGGCTCATCTGGTTCTCCAGTCTTGAATGATGCTTGGGAAGTTGTTGCGCTGCATCATGCAGGAGGTAATATTTCAGAACCAACAACTCAACGGCGTTACTTTAGAAATGAGGGCATATTAATAAAAAGTATTTTGGCTGACTTACCTTCAGAACTTGTAGACTTACTTAAGGCAGCAAAAAACACTTAG